The Coturnix japonica isolate 7356 chromosome 8, Coturnix japonica 2.1, whole genome shotgun sequence sequence GCTTCTCCCGCTCCTTCGAGGACCTCACGTGTTTCTGGGATGAGGAGGATGCAAGCGCCATACACCACTGCTACTACTGGTACCGCAGGTAGAGCCGGCGGGGACGTGGGAAGGAGCGGTGACACTGAGGGACCGCATCCCCAAATCCCCTCCGTCCAGCTGACCCCAGGCTCAGGGTGCTGGAGGACCCCATCTGTTCCTCAGGGATGCACCCACCATGTGTGCAGTCACCAGGCAGCGCTGTGGGGGCAGTGGGACGCGGCACATCTGTGTGTTCCCCAGCCAGGACGTGCGGCTCTTCACCcagctccatgtccttgtgCTGGACGCTGCCACCAACCAGACTAGGCACAGGAGGAAGCTCAGCGTGGATGCAGTGGGTGAGTCCCTCCTGTGGCACAGCCCTGATCCCTGAACCTCGGTGTCCCCTCCTCTTCCAGGCAGTATTGGGGCCTTGTGGCTGCTGTAACACTGGGGATGCCCCAACACATTCCTGCAGGTCTCATTGCCCCACCGCTGAACATCAGCGCCCGCTGGGCCGGAGCCACAGGGCAGCTCCGTGTGTCATGGCAGCCGCCACTTGCCGACTACCCCAACTTCTTCCTCTACGAGCTGTGCTACCACCCCGTGACCCCCGCAGTGACACCCCGTGGCACAGCACCAGCTCAACCTCCCACAGCCAGAGAAGCTGCATCCTCCCAGGGAGCAGGGCAGGTACATACAGGGGCTGTGGGATTTGGGCCTATGGCAGCAACCCAACCCTCACCGCTCTCTTTAGGCTCTGGTGCAGGCCGACACGTGGGTGGttctccaggagctgcagcctggggtGAGGTACCACATCCAGGTGCGCAGCAAACCTGACGGCACCTCTATGGATGGAGTCTGGGGACCATGGTCGGACGTGGTGGTGGCAGAGACGCCCCACTCTTCTGGTGAGAGACCCCCTGTCTGTGCTGCCGGGGGCTGCAGTGCCCACATatggagctgggctgtgcagggtgTGAGGGGAAGCAGCCCACTCTGCCATGGCTCTCACCTGCTCAGGGGACATcgggctgcactgcagcactcctgACCTGCGCTGTGTGCGctgtgtgtggagctgggaCCCCGCAGAGAATCACAGCACCCATGAGCTCTTCTACCGGGCATCTCCAGGTGGAGCTGGCACGAGGTAAAGGGCGAGCAATGACACGGAGCTGTGCCCCAAGCAGAGAGTGATGGCAGCAGTGTTAGCACTGCAGGGTGACCGgctgcctccctgctgcacaGGGAGCACACGTGGCAGCAGTGTGAGGACACCAGCGTGGGGACACGGGGCAGCCACTCCTGCACCTTCCAGCCCGTGTCTGGCAGCCCCATCGCCGTCCTGGTGAACATCACTCGGCTCCATGAGCCGCCTGTGCTCAGCTACTTCCAGGAGCCCTTCTGGATGCACCAGGCCGGTGAGTCCCCGCGTCCAGCATCCCCCGCTGGGGGCAGGGTCCCAtcccacatccacatccacatccacatccacatccacatccacatccacatccacatccacatccacatcccgCAGTGCTCACGGAGGCCCCGCGGCTCGTCCAGGCGACGGCGTCCCATGGCCGGCTCAGTTTGCAGTGGCTGCCGCCCTTGGAGGCGCTGGCGGAGCAGCTGGAGTACCAGGTCCGCTACACCTCGGAC is a genomic window containing:
- the MPL gene encoding LOW QUALITY PROTEIN: thrombopoietin receptor (The sequence of the model RefSeq protein was modified relative to this genomic sequence to represent the inferred CDS: deleted 1 base in 1 codon); this translates as MAACLHQGWLPALLTAILLSRHSPAMDIEPVTSQDAALLAEVPQDILCFSRSFEDLTCFWDEEDASAIHHCYYWYRRDAPTMCAVTRQRCGGSGTRHICVFPSQDVRLFTQLHVLVLDAATNQTRHRRKLSVDAVGLIAPPLNISARWAGATGQLRVSWQPPLADYPNFFLYELCYHPVTPAVTPRGTAPAQPPTAREAASSQGAGQALVQADTWVVLQELQPGVRYHIQVRSKPDGTSMDGVWGPWSDVVVAETPHSSGDIGLHCSTPDLRCVRCVWSWDPAENHSTHELFYRASPGGAGTREHTWQQCEDTSVGTRGSHSCTFQPVSGSPIAVLVNITRLHEPPVLSYFQEPFWMHQAVLTEAPRLVQATASHGRLSLQWLPPLEALAEQLEYQVRYTSDNGTDWKVMQGPARGGLRSDTAPAQLRPQVLQVPRAARKEVLELRPGARYRAQVRAQPGGPRYRGSWSEWSRPVVVDVAAEAGKGRAGPGGPGWDEEDRPALQNRPSAPGWLIPSVTVAPLIFTGVLLGLRCTFPSLYSSVKQKLWPPVPDLHRALGTFLHDSPKQNRLGAFYKQPPEDAVLPCRLEVLPAPRQNTGHRPQEPAATRPASSTDITNHSYLLMAGWEPRREQPAPFPPAI